Proteins encoded by one window of Glycine soja cultivar W05 chromosome 15, ASM419377v2, whole genome shotgun sequence:
- the LOC114386627 gene encoding FCS-Like Zinc finger 14-like produces MLGKRPQPRIGKISELLVSGDCTTKLFDALGRSPRSPFDMMNLKMQSPKGLKSYDLGGVGLGIVVALDKKSSSEEQGHDVVPKHAVICTSNSNRSVPIPVKNHHGFQKGVNEIPVGSSEDYTFVTYHVPNNKTITKVYYDGGERGILTHGCYNINNNNNNNVGVGGVRRIPPTQTLNIEEDEPSYPTSDFLSSCHLCRKNLHGKDIYMYRGEKAFCSNECRSRQISMDDERKERCRSEASRSVEMSSSPYTARDQMFSTGIVAL; encoded by the exons ATGTTGGGGAAGAGGCCCCAGCCGCGGATTGGAAAAATCTCCGAATTATTGGTCTCCGGCGACTGCACCACCAAGCTTTTTGATGCCCTCGGAAGAAGCCCTAGAAGCCCGTTTGACATGATGAACTTGAAGATGCAATCACCAAAGGGTCTTAAAAGCTATGACCTTGGTGGTGTAGGTCTAGGAATTGTGGTGGCCCTTGATAAAAAATCATCATCCGAGGAACAAGGCCATGACGTTGTGCCCAAACACGCCGTTATTTGCACATCAAATTCAAACCGATCCGTACCAATCCCAGTTAAAAACCATCATGGGTTTCAAAAGGGTGTGAATGAAATTCCCGTTGGAAGCTCCGAGGATTACACGTTTGTGACATACCATGTACCTAACAACAAGACCATCACTAAGGTTTATTATGATGGCGGTGAACGTGGAATTCTAACACATGGCTGCTATAatattaacaacaacaacaacaacaacgttgGTGTTGGTGGTGTTAGAAGAATCCCACCAACGCAAACTttaaatattgaagaagatgaaccGTCATATCCCACCTCGGATTTTCTCAGCTCGTGTCACTTGTGCCGAAAGAATCTCCATGGCAAAGACATTTACATGTACAG AGGAGAAAAAGCATTTTGTAGCAACGAGTGTCGTTCAAGGCAAATATCAATGGACGATGAACGCAAGGAACGGTGTAGATCAGAAGCTTCAAGGTCTGTGGAGATGTCAAGTTCACCATATACAGCAAGGGACCAAATGTTTTCAACTGGGATTGTGGCCCTTTAG